The following coding sequences lie in one Silene latifolia isolate original U9 population chromosome 5, ASM4854445v1, whole genome shotgun sequence genomic window:
- the LOC141655294 gene encoding uncharacterized protein LOC141655294: protein MIASTEDCSAVLQSRSPLKLKDPGSFSILCNIGQLNIDNALSDLEASVSVMPYKICKQLNMTKLKCTNMTLQMADRSVKCPMGVFEDVLVRVGKLFIPVYFVVIDMAEDSRIPIILQRSFLHTIGAVIDVRHVSLTFNVRDDAITFSFDKASRPPDLEASCNMINIIDPTFDECLALCFSRDL, encoded by the coding sequence ATGATTGCATCTACTGAAGATTGCAGTGCTGTGTTACAAAGCCGATCACCACTTAAGCTTAAGGATCCGGGGAGTTTTTCTATTCTTTGTAATATTGGTCAGTTAAATATAGATAATGCCCTATCCGATTTAGAGGCGAGTGTTAGTGTTATGCCTTATAAAATCTGCAAACAACTAAACATGACTAAGCTAAAATGTACTAATATGACCCTGCAAATGGCTGACAGATCTGTTAAGTGCCCTATGGGTGTCTTTGAAGATGTGCTAGTTAGAGTCGGAAAATTATTTATTCCAGTTTACTTTGTAGTGATAGATATGGCTGAGGATTCTCGAATTCCTATTATTCTACAACGATCATTTCTGCATACAAttggggcggttatagatgttaggcatgTGAGTCTTACATTCAATGTtagggatgacgctatcactttTAGTTTTGACAAAGCATCGCGCCCTCCTGACTTAGAAGCTTCTTGTAACATGATTAATATTATTGATCCTACCTTTGATGAATGTCTTGCGTTATGTTTCAGCAGGGATCTTTAA